A window from Setaria italica strain Yugu1 chromosome VIII, Setaria_italica_v2.0, whole genome shotgun sequence encodes these proteins:
- the LOC101762531 gene encoding formin-like protein 3 — MADAPNDPAAGYYSGRPLNYDGQQAEATAPQARPQPAVGEQANALPVAPQPQPPPDAGEHANHTHAHGVPGYYKVRVNRTDTAAVPPPPPPPPAAVAQAPAPAPAPPAAGIEPEKEQSYIKKLLMCFKGRKDKK, encoded by the exons ATGGCCGACGCCCCTAACGATCCTGCCG CTGGCTACTACAGCGGCCGTCCGCTGAACTACGACGGGCAGCAAGCTGAGGCCACGGCGCCACAGGCACGCCCGCAGCCAGCTGTCGGTGAGCAGGCCAACGCTCTGCCGGtggcgccgcagccgcagccaccGCCAGACGCTGGGGAGCACGCCAACCACACCCATGCCCATGGCGTTCCTG GATACTACAAAGTCCGCGTGAACAGGACGGACACTGCTGcagttcctcctcctcctcctcctcctccagctgctgTTGCTcaggctccggctccggctccggctcctcctgctgctggaaTTGAACCGGAAAAGGAACAGAGCTACATTAAAAAACT TCTGATGTGCTTCAAGGGCCGCAAAGACAAGAAATAG